The following coding sequences lie in one Aricia agestis chromosome 18, ilAriAges1.1, whole genome shotgun sequence genomic window:
- the LOC121735759 gene encoding 3-hydroxyacyl-CoA dehydrogenase type-2-like: MLKGMVSLVTGGASGLGKATVERLVKNGGKVVILDIQGTRAKEVAKGLGSDVMVSVGSVTSEDDIKKTLELTKSKFGKLDALVNCAGYAQTYQVYNFKKDKECTAEDFQKCLEINTFGTFNVIRLACGLIGKNTPNDDGQRGVIINTASTIAFEGDIGQAAIAASSAGIVGMTLPLSRDLAPQGIRVITLAPGIFETPLVTYLPDKMIDFIKRMTPFPSRLGKPEEYAQLVTSVIENPMLNGTVIRIDGAQRWFPL, encoded by the exons ATGTTGAAG GGCATGGTGAGTTTGGTTACCGGTGGAGCCTCAGGTCTTGGTAAAGCGACTGTGGAGAGACTGGTAAAGAATGGTGGGAAGGTAGTCATCCTTGATATTCAAGGTACAAGAGCCAAAGAGGTAGCGAAaggtctagggagtgacgtaaTGGTGTCAGTTGGATCT GTTACATCTGAAGACGATATAAAGAAAACATTAGAACTCACAAAGTCAAAGTTTGGTAAACTGGATGCTTTAGTTAATTGTGCAGGATATGCTCAGACTTACCAGGTTTACAATTTCAAGAAGGACAAAGAATGCACTGCAGAAGACTTTCAAAAATGTCTAGag ATTAACACATTTGGCACATTCAATGTAATAAGGCTAGCCTGTGGTTTAATAGGCAAGAATACTCCAAACGATGACGGTCAGAGAGGCGTGATAATAAATACAGCATCCACAATAGCTTTCGAAGGTGATATCGGACAAGCGGCCATTGCTGCGTCGTCCGCTGGTATTGTAGGCATGACGTTGCCACTGTCGAGAGATTTAGCACCACAAGGCATCAGAGTGATTACATTAGCACcag gtATATTTGAAACACCTCTAGTTACGTATTTACCAGACAAAATGATAGACTTTATAAAACGCATGACACCATTTCCGAGCAGGCTGGGCAAACCTGAAGAATATGCACAGCTCGTGACCAGCGTTATAGAGAACCCCATGCTTAATGGTACGGTTATAAGAATAGACGGTGCACAGAGATGGTTCCCATTATAG